CAATATGCGAAAAGTACTGCGATTACCTTAATAACCCCTTTAGAAAAATGCCGCTAAAGGAAGTTACCGATTCTGATGTAAATGATAAGCCATTTGATGTTTGGTGTGCTGAATATAGGATTCAAAAGAGAACAATTTAGGTCAGATGAAAATTAAAATTTATTTTCATCTGACCTCAACTTTTGGATTCATAACTGTTTACTAGGTTCCACTTCGTTTTATTTTAGCCAACGATTAATCACCGCTTATTGCGGCGTTAGACTTTTAAGGATGTAGATATGCTGAAGCACATCAGTGATGAAAGTGAATCTTACGGAATTTCTGTAACTGTTTCGGGATTGCTAGCAGGTTTTTCGTTTACAGCAATGATCGCTATTATTGCATTACAAGAGGTTGCAGTGTTCATTGATATGGCATTCTATTCATTTCTAATAGCTACCTTTTGCTTTTTAATTTCCACGCTAGGTGGCTGGGCGACTCTTGAATGGGTTAGTGAATTAAAAACCGATGACTTCAAGAAAACTTTCTTTCACAATGGTTGTATATGGGGATTTCTTTTGGGGCTTTTAGCGTTTTTGTTGGGGGTAGTCGCAACAGCTTTTCTCTATTCGACTCAGGCTGGAATTATCGCGAGCACTTTGAGTTTCTGCACTTTATTATTTTTCATAAAGGTAGCTCAGGAAATATCAAATGCAATGAAAAAGCTCGCGACATAAATCGTATGCAAGTCGTTCTTATACTAACAAAAGTATTCACTCGACTGCACCTCGCAACCCCGATTGCGCGAACCTATGGCGTTTCAGAGTCATTTCAAAATATCTTCTCGCAAGCCGACAAAACCAATCAACCCCATCTTCCGTCTTCCCCTTGAAGAAAGGGGAAGAAACTAAAGCGTTGATGAACTAAACGCCCTCTCCACAAAAATAGCCTAGTGCGTGCCATGGCTGCATAAAGAATCTGGTTTCTTTCAGTGGATAGGCACCCCAGTTGTGTTAGTACAGCCGTCCTATCTAAGCCGCTTTCATTGACTGACGACCTGTTTAGAGACTATATTTGGTCTTAATTAGAGGTGTTTATGAAATTATCAGATCAAATCAAACCTATTAGCTATTTAAAAGCTCATGCCGCTGAAGTCGTGCGTAACCTGTCTGCTAACATGCAGCCCATGGTGATCACTCAAAACGGTGAGGCTAAGGCGGTTATACAAGACATCAAAAGCTATGAGCAAACCCAAGAAACTATGGCGCTGCTTAAGATGTTGGCTTTGGGCCAGCGTCAAGTCGACGAAGGAAAGGTTCAGCCTGCTGGTGATGTTGTGGCTAAGCTTCGTAATCGGAGCAGTAGACGCTAATGAGTTATCAGGTATTTCTCACTGATGATGCCGCTTACGATCTAGAGGCTCTATACGACTATATCGAATCTCATAATATCCGCGAAAAAGCGGATTTCGTTCTCGACAAAATCGAGGAGGCATTTTTAAGCCTTGCCGATAACCCAGAGCGCGGGACTTATCCTAATGAGTTGCTCGCTGTCGGCCTACGTGAATACCGAGAAATCTATTTCAAAGCCTACCGCATTATTTACCGAATTAGCTCGTCGTCTATTTATGTCATGGTGATCGCTGATGGTCGTCGCGATATGCAATCCCTTCTCGAACGCCGCTTGTTCCAAGCCTAAGGATATAATGGGTCAGCTAAGGTCTGATAAAGAATAGGGTAATTCTTCATCTGACCCTAAATTTACTAAGCTCTGAGAAAGTAAGGTATAGATGGGTTTTTCTGCTACTAGGAAGGGAGCGTTAAACTGGCTCTGAAACGCAATAAGATCGCGCAGTACAGAAAAGCTTCCCGTCTTTATAGGCTCCGCTGACTGATAAGTTAAAAGTGAAGAGAATCATTTACTCAATAATTACTCTAAAAAGCGAAAAGATAGAAAAATCCACCACCCTTTTGATTTTCTGAACGGGTTACCAATGTGAAATCGACTTGATTGCAGATTCATTAGATATGAATTTTCTGTCATACGCTTGATTCACTGACTTGTAAAAGTAGCTATGAATCTAAAATACTAAATAATGAAACGCGTTTCTGGTTACAAAGCCGCAAATAGGATATTTTATCTCTGTTTGGAGATTGTGCTTGTATAACCTTCCTTAC
This genomic stretch from Marinomonas primoryensis harbors:
- a CDS encoding type II toxin-antitoxin system Phd/YefM family antitoxin; translated protein: MKLSDQIKPISYLKAHAAEVVRNLSANMQPMVITQNGEAKAVIQDIKSYEQTQETMALLKMLALGQRQVDEGKVQPAGDVVAKLRNRSSRR
- a CDS encoding type II toxin-antitoxin system RelE/ParE family toxin, translated to MSYQVFLTDDAAYDLEALYDYIESHNIREKADFVLDKIEEAFLSLADNPERGTYPNELLAVGLREYREIYFKAYRIIYRISSSSIYVMVIADGRRDMQSLLERRLFQA